A single region of the Euzebya rosea genome encodes:
- a CDS encoding wax ester/triacylglycerol synthase family O-acyltransferase: MAVDRLSVLDSSFLELESPNHHMHVGGLGIFEPGLRYADVVRVLRDRIEQVPNARRRVRTLPTIAGRPLWVDDPDFDLTYHVRHAALPAPGDTHQLGEFLSRLMSRPLDRDRPLWEIYVIDGLEGDRVGMFRKVHLAMANGEAGDPFSVLLDDSRNELQPEVGRFNRAWHPDRPPPRSAVLADAMGSRLARVRQVGLAAVESLDPRVGLPRAGAVAESAFGLVSRLVQGAPTSPLNRRLSPHRRFATATCQLDDLRIVRRAFGGSINDIVVTVVGDAVGRLLRWRGHETKDLDLKIMVPVRVHEGATHQPGLGEAFTVGDGVVGVLAPLPVMEMDPVARLYRIMGELAGLKESRQAVAADQLVRVAGYAPPAMHALAARVVSGEQRYNIALSNAPGPQTPRFLAGHLLEESYPFIPLAGDSALSLAVSSYDGRMHFGLLGDRDTLFDIDRLSDFVTESVTDLRHAAEVHLAAEQESTS, encoded by the coding sequence ATGGCTGTCGATCGGCTCAGCGTCCTCGACTCCTCCTTCCTGGAGCTGGAGTCACCCAACCACCACATGCACGTGGGCGGTCTGGGCATCTTCGAGCCCGGCCTTCGGTACGCCGATGTCGTCCGGGTGCTCCGCGATCGGATCGAGCAGGTCCCCAACGCCCGCCGACGTGTCCGGACCCTGCCGACCATCGCCGGCCGACCGCTGTGGGTGGACGACCCCGACTTCGACCTGACCTACCACGTGCGCCACGCGGCACTGCCGGCGCCCGGCGACACCCACCAGCTGGGCGAGTTCCTGTCCCGGCTGATGAGCCGCCCGCTGGACCGCGACCGGCCGCTGTGGGAGATCTACGTCATCGACGGGCTCGAGGGCGACCGCGTCGGCATGTTCCGCAAGGTCCACCTCGCCATGGCCAACGGCGAGGCGGGTGACCCGTTCAGCGTCCTGCTCGACGACAGCCGCAACGAGCTGCAACCCGAGGTGGGCCGCTTCAACCGGGCGTGGCACCCCGATCGCCCGCCGCCCCGTTCGGCGGTGCTGGCCGACGCCATGGGGTCGCGGCTCGCCCGTGTCCGCCAGGTGGGGCTGGCGGCGGTCGAGTCGCTGGACCCCCGGGTGGGCCTGCCCCGTGCCGGCGCGGTGGCCGAGTCCGCCTTCGGGCTGGTCAGCCGCCTCGTGCAGGGTGCACCGACGTCGCCGCTCAACCGTCGCCTGTCCCCGCACCGCCGGTTCGCCACGGCGACCTGCCAGCTCGATGACCTGCGCATCGTCCGACGGGCGTTCGGCGGGTCGATCAACGACATCGTCGTCACCGTCGTGGGCGACGCCGTGGGCCGGCTGCTGCGCTGGCGCGGGCACGAGACCAAGGACCTGGACCTCAAGATCATGGTCCCCGTCCGGGTGCACGAGGGCGCCACCCACCAGCCCGGGCTGGGCGAGGCGTTCACCGTCGGCGACGGGGTCGTCGGCGTCCTCGCGCCGCTGCCCGTGATGGAGATGGACCCCGTCGCACGGCTGTACCGCATCATGGGCGAGCTGGCCGGCCTGAAGGAGTCCCGGCAGGCCGTCGCCGCCGACCAGCTGGTCAGGGTCGCCGGCTACGCGCCACCCGCGATGCATGCCCTGGCCGCCCGGGTGGTCTCCGGCGAGCAGCGGTACAACATCGCGCTGTCCAACGCCCCGGGCCCGCAGACCCCCAGGTTCCTGGCCGGCCACCTGCTCGAGGAGTCCTACCCCTTCATCCCCCTCGCCGGGGACTCGGCGCTGTCGCTGGCGGTGTCCTCCTACGACGGCCGGATGCACTTCGGGCTGCTCGGCGACCGGGACACCCTCTTCGACATCGACCGCCTCTCGGACTTCGTCACCGAGTCCGTGACCGACCTGCGGCACGCTGCCGAGGTGCATCTGGCCGCCGAACAGGAGTCGACCTCGTGA
- a CDS encoding cell wall-binding repeat-containing protein — MRPFPTSRLAVVALLVPFVVIGGLVPAPAADVDPTPTTDAGTAVASGSTAPEGGPVDDGWLPGPDGAAFATFEGEPAPGGGPVWPGVRLDARRTTLADGKNVDVQILHLDPGADVSVRPTLAGGSVRGTATVAAQSGDPLAGAVAATNGGFWLREPYGEPNGFFAIDGRLVSDAESQGVGPRGTVGWTADGRVVIDRIDTTQTLILADGANLDVQGINRGHREYDELFADGIDSLLAYTPDYGGPVVVTEPRQPPPPEPTPAPTDPDQPAPPPLPGAEPQQPPVDLAVLRIAAGAWPAAGGIGGTVIGISRDTAGAFEPSGGEVIVVATGADAGALDRVEVGDQVGLVTTSTALDPARDQAWAQVLHGLAGGPMIVKDSRPTDPGDWVSEGFEPQIHSDVRAPRTAIGVTADGRLLMVTADGRRPGITHGFTIGELAEYMISLGAVEALSLDGGGSSQMVVDGVLRNTPCCDSAIRTVATSLQVVHAHTFTATSRLQGAGRIDTAVAIARAAHPTGSSTALLAVSSSFPDALAGGPLAAALGGPLLLTGTSSVPAQTVQALRDLGVSSVRLLGGEAVIAPEVVTQLEAAGFTVSRLAGDSRFDTAAVMARAVQSARGGDGPRRAFLVPAFTFPDALIAAGPGGLLGMPVLLTQPEELHPAAAAVVRGVDEVVVVDSDGQLAPAVIDQLRGLGVTVSRLGGNGRYATSGAVNDWLAQQVSLSAEVIVARGDDFPDALAGGPLAASRQGRLMLVPSMTLDTDPATAAWFAANAGGIDVMRILGGPAAVSSHVQWQLDRLAAG, encoded by the coding sequence ATGCGCCCATTCCCCACCTCACGGCTCGCCGTTGTTGCCCTGCTGGTCCCCTTCGTCGTGATCGGCGGGCTGGTCCCCGCACCCGCGGCGGACGTCGACCCGACCCCGACGACCGACGCCGGGACGGCCGTCGCGTCGGGGTCGACCGCGCCCGAGGGTGGCCCGGTGGACGACGGGTGGCTGCCGGGCCCCGACGGGGCTGCCTTCGCGACCTTCGAGGGAGAGCCCGCGCCCGGGGGCGGTCCGGTCTGGCCGGGGGTGCGGCTGGATGCCCGCCGGACGACCCTGGCCGACGGCAAGAACGTCGACGTCCAGATCCTCCACCTCGATCCCGGTGCCGACGTCAGCGTCCGACCGACCCTCGCGGGCGGTTCGGTCCGGGGCACCGCGACGGTGGCCGCGCAGAGCGGAGACCCGCTGGCCGGCGCGGTGGCCGCCACCAACGGCGGGTTCTGGCTGCGCGAGCCCTATGGCGAGCCCAACGGCTTCTTCGCGATCGACGGCCGTCTGGTCAGCGATGCCGAGAGCCAGGGCGTCGGGCCCCGCGGCACCGTCGGCTGGACCGCCGACGGTCGGGTCGTCATCGACCGGATCGACACCACGCAGACGCTGATCCTGGCCGACGGCGCCAACCTGGACGTGCAGGGCATCAACCGGGGGCATCGCGAGTACGACGAGCTGTTCGCCGACGGCATCGACTCGTTGCTGGCCTACACCCCCGACTACGGCGGTCCGGTCGTGGTGACCGAACCCCGGCAGCCACCGCCGCCGGAGCCGACCCCTGCGCCGACCGACCCCGACCAGCCGGCACCCCCTCCCCTTCCGGGTGCCGAGCCCCAGCAGCCGCCGGTGGACCTCGCCGTCCTGCGGATCGCCGCGGGGGCATGGCCGGCCGCCGGCGGGATCGGTGGCACGGTCATCGGCATCTCGCGCGACACCGCCGGGGCGTTCGAGCCCAGCGGCGGTGAGGTCATCGTCGTGGCCACCGGCGCCGACGCCGGGGCGCTGGACCGGGTCGAGGTCGGCGACCAGGTGGGGCTTGTCACCACCTCGACGGCGCTGGACCCGGCACGCGACCAGGCGTGGGCCCAGGTCCTCCACGGGCTGGCCGGCGGGCCGATGATCGTCAAGGACAGCCGACCGACCGACCCCGGGGACTGGGTGTCGGAGGGCTTCGAGCCGCAGATCCACTCCGACGTCCGTGCCCCTCGGACCGCCATCGGGGTGACCGCCGACGGACGGCTGCTGATGGTGACGGCCGACGGGCGCCGACCGGGCATCACCCACGGCTTCACCATCGGTGAGCTGGCGGAGTACATGATCTCCCTGGGCGCCGTGGAGGCGCTCAGCCTGGACGGCGGTGGATCCTCCCAGATGGTCGTCGACGGGGTCCTGCGCAACACGCCGTGCTGCGACAGCGCCATCCGGACCGTCGCCACGTCCCTCCAGGTCGTGCACGCCCACACCTTCACCGCCACCTCCCGGTTGCAGGGCGCAGGTCGCATCGACACGGCGGTCGCGATCGCCCGGGCGGCCCACCCGACCGGGTCCTCGACCGCGCTGCTGGCAGTCTCCTCCAGCTTCCCCGACGCCCTTGCCGGCGGACCGCTCGCGGCGGCGCTCGGTGGTCCGCTGCTGCTGACCGGGACGTCGTCGGTGCCGGCCCAGACCGTCCAGGCGCTGCGTGACCTCGGCGTCTCGTCGGTGCGCCTGCTCGGCGGCGAGGCGGTCATCGCGCCGGAGGTGGTCACCCAGCTGGAGGCCGCCGGATTCACCGTCAGCCGGCTGGCGGGCGACAGCCGATTCGACACCGCCGCGGTGATGGCCCGTGCGGTGCAGTCCGCCCGCGGCGGCGACGGTCCCAGGCGGGCGTTCCTCGTCCCTGCCTTCACCTTCCCCGATGCGCTGATCGCGGCCGGACCCGGCGGGCTGCTCGGCATGCCGGTCCTGCTGACCCAACCCGAGGAGCTGCACCCGGCGGCGGCCGCCGTGGTCCGCGGGGTCGACGAGGTGGTGGTCGTCGACAGCGACGGGCAGCTGGCACCCGCCGTGATCGACCAGCTGCGCGGCCTCGGGGTCACGGTGTCGCGGCTCGGCGGCAACGGTCGGTACGCCACGTCGGGGGCGGTCAACGACTGGCTGGCCCAGCAGGTGTCGCTGTCGGCGGAGGTGATCGTGGCCCGCGGCGACGACTTCCCCGATGCCCTGGCCGGAGGTCCGCTGGCGGCGTCGCGTCAGGGGCGGCTGATGCTGGTCCCGTCGATGACGCTGGACACCGACCCCGCGACGGCCGCGTGGTTCGCCGCCAACGCCGGCGGCATCGACGTGATGCGGATCCTGGGCGGCCCGGCCGCGGTGTCCAGCCACGTCCAGTGGCAGCTCGACCGGCTCGCCGCCGGCTGA
- a CDS encoding ACT domain-containing protein translates to MRFALRLSLPDRRGALSAVASAIGRAGANIVSLDVVGIADGMAIDDVTVQSDVPADILRRAVEEVPSVVVEAIRETDTFRDPTAPLGLATEMVAAGSGAVPLLVNGLIDALWVSWAMVVAASITGPQVLHASGDVPGIDELETPWLPIEDLRRLNRAPWMPAAWREQHDLEVVAAPLSQRNTALLVGRTEGPRFLDSELTQLQRLARIAVKVEVMAGNGNGGTR, encoded by the coding sequence ATGCGATTCGCCCTGCGTCTCTCCCTCCCCGATCGACGAGGTGCGCTGAGCGCCGTGGCGAGCGCCATCGGCCGCGCCGGCGCCAACATCGTCTCCCTGGACGTGGTCGGCATCGCCGACGGCATGGCCATCGACGACGTGACGGTGCAGTCCGACGTGCCGGCCGACATCCTGCGACGTGCGGTGGAGGAGGTCCCGTCGGTGGTCGTGGAGGCCATCCGCGAGACCGACACCTTCCGTGACCCGACCGCCCCGCTGGGCCTGGCAACGGAGATGGTGGCTGCCGGGTCGGGCGCGGTGCCCCTGCTCGTCAACGGCCTGATCGATGCGCTGTGGGTCTCGTGGGCGATGGTCGTCGCGGCCAGCATCACCGGCCCGCAGGTGCTGCACGCCTCGGGGGACGTCCCCGGGATCGACGAGCTCGAGACGCCGTGGCTGCCGATCGAGGACCTGCGGCGGCTGAACCGGGCGCCATGGATGCCGGCTGCGTGGCGCGAGCAGCACGACCTCGAGGTCGTCGCCGCCCCGCTGTCGCAGCGCAACACCGCCCTGCTGGTCGGCCGGACCGAGGGCCCGCGCTTCCTCGACAGCGAGCTGACCCAGCTGCAACGGCTGGCCCGGATCGCCGTCAAGGTCGAGGTCATGGCCGGCAACGGCAACGGCGGCACCCGCTGA
- a CDS encoding NAD(P)/FAD-dependent oxidoreductase: protein MTDQSTESTPTEVDLLIIGAGPAGLYGAYYAGFRGFSVAIMDSLIEPGGQVSAMYPEKDILDVAGFPRVKGQTLVDNLVEQANQFDPTYYLGHRAEDMDLQDDYVDVTSHKGVKLRCKAVVITGGIGTFTPRPLPDSDNWEGRGLQYFVPKLDVMQDKDVLIVGGGDSAFDWALNLRDIARSITLIHRRDRFRAHETTVDDVMADERIDVHTFHEVARINGNERIESVDIFDNRTDEKRTIKCQAVVAALGFTADLGPLKRWGLEQDKRQVVVDTSMHTNLNRVFAAGDITTYDGKVKLISVGFGEAATAVNNAAPYIDPDKGVFPGHSSDKSKDQ from the coding sequence ATGACCGACCAGTCCACCGAGTCGACCCCCACCGAGGTCGACCTGCTGATCATCGGGGCGGGTCCTGCCGGACTCTACGGCGCCTACTACGCCGGGTTCCGTGGGTTCTCCGTGGCCATCATGGACTCCCTGATCGAGCCGGGCGGGCAGGTCAGCGCGATGTACCCGGAGAAGGACATCCTCGACGTGGCGGGCTTCCCGCGCGTCAAGGGGCAGACGCTGGTCGACAACCTCGTCGAGCAGGCCAACCAGTTCGACCCGACGTACTACCTGGGCCACCGTGCCGAGGACATGGACCTGCAGGACGACTACGTCGACGTCACCTCCCACAAGGGCGTGAAGCTGCGCTGCAAGGCCGTCGTGATCACCGGTGGCATCGGCACGTTCACGCCGCGGCCGCTGCCGGACTCCGACAACTGGGAGGGACGCGGCCTGCAGTACTTCGTCCCCAAGCTCGACGTGATGCAGGACAAGGACGTCCTGATCGTGGGTGGCGGCGACAGCGCGTTCGACTGGGCGCTCAACCTGCGCGACATCGCCCGCTCCATCACCCTCATCCACCGTCGTGACCGGTTCCGTGCCCACGAGACCACCGTCGACGACGTGATGGCCGACGAACGCATCGACGTCCACACCTTCCACGAGGTGGCGCGGATCAACGGCAACGAGCGCATCGAGTCGGTGGACATCTTCGACAACCGCACCGACGAGAAGCGGACCATCAAGTGCCAGGCCGTCGTGGCGGCGCTCGGCTTCACCGCCGACCTCGGCCCGCTAAAGCGCTGGGGCCTGGAGCAGGACAAGCGGCAGGTCGTGGTGGACACCTCGATGCACACCAACCTCAACCGGGTGTTCGCCGCCGGGGACATCACGACCTACGACGGCAAGGTCAAGCTGATCAGCGTCGGCTTCGGCGAGGCCGCGACCGCCGTCAACAACGCCGCCCCCTACATCGACCCCGACAAGGGTGTCTTCCCGGGCCACTCCTCCGACAAGAGCAAGGACCAGTAG
- a CDS encoding SGNH/GDSL hydrolase family protein, with product MVRAPRVPQGSLTALAVGAVVAVPSTFGLLISRQVRRIRAHAMLPRPDYTVDITVQPPWVQGDPLRVTFLGDSLVEGVGAPRASQSLPAQAAYRLAAHLGRPIRMRSYGIASSKVEDVIRDQVPQLDHDTDLVIVLIGANDATGGTPPWEFARRIEALTVLAHERTGGAPVVFTGLPPVGSAPLLTMPLRELASAMGDTLHTIQRRLAQRLPQARYIDIRCEVGDTLRRRGKELFAADNYHPNPAGYALLGEAVARSLTAMLHDERPVHAATFTQAELDAIHRSAWEELAALPGITAEDVPPAPSVAAAA from the coding sequence ATGGTCAGGGCACCCCGCGTACCGCAGGGCAGCCTGACCGCACTGGCCGTGGGCGCCGTCGTCGCCGTCCCGAGCACCTTCGGGCTGCTGATCAGCCGGCAGGTCCGCCGCATCCGCGCACACGCGATGCTCCCCCGGCCCGACTACACCGTCGACATCACCGTGCAGCCGCCCTGGGTCCAGGGCGACCCGCTGCGGGTGACGTTCCTGGGCGACTCCCTCGTCGAGGGCGTCGGCGCTCCCCGGGCCAGCCAGTCGTTGCCGGCCCAAGCCGCCTACCGGCTGGCCGCCCACCTGGGTCGGCCGATCCGGATGCGCAGCTACGGCATCGCCTCGAGCAAGGTCGAGGACGTCATCCGTGACCAGGTCCCCCAGCTGGACCACGACACCGACCTGGTCATCGTGCTGATCGGGGCCAACGACGCCACCGGCGGGACCCCACCGTGGGAGTTCGCCCGTCGCATCGAGGCCCTGACCGTGCTGGCCCACGAGCGGACCGGCGGTGCCCCCGTGGTCTTCACCGGCCTGCCCCCCGTCGGCTCGGCCCCGCTGCTGACGATGCCGCTGCGCGAGCTCGCCTCGGCGATGGGCGACACGCTGCACACCATCCAGCGTCGGCTGGCCCAGCGGCTGCCCCAGGCCCGCTACATCGACATCCGGTGCGAGGTCGGCGACACCCTCCGTCGACGCGGCAAGGAGCTCTTCGCCGCCGACAACTACCACCCCAACCCCGCGGGTTACGCCCTGCTGGGCGAAGCGGTGGCCCGGTCGCTCACCGCGATGCTGCACGACGAGCGGCCGGTCCACGCCGCGACGTTCACCCAGGCCGAGCTGGACGCCATCCACCGGTCGGCATGGGAGGAGCTGGCCGCGCTGCCGGGCATCACGGCCGAGGACGTACCCCCGGCCCCGTCCGTGGCCGCAGCAGCCTAG
- a CDS encoding neutral zinc metallopeptidase: MRWQRGRGMSSDIEDRRGQRVSTGTIAGGGGLIGVVVLIFSLLTGGGGGDLGAILEQLDVAAPAAPPQENVQAQAPDTVSEQDEFVSFVLDDVQNFWEASFADAGRTYDRSTLVLYTRGTDTAGCGYGQAAIGPFYCPADQKVYIDLSFFEDLATRFGAPGDFAQAYVIAHEIAHHVQNVLGISDQVRSQQQGASQAEANDLSIRLELQADCLSGVWAHSAYGRDALSPGDLEEGLGAAAAVGDDAIQSSAGAPVNPETWTHGSSEQRISWFNTGFETGDVNACDTFSGDL, translated from the coding sequence ATGCGATGGCAACGCGGGCGAGGGATGTCGTCCGATATCGAGGACAGGCGTGGACAGCGTGTCTCGACCGGCACGATCGCCGGTGGTGGCGGGCTGATCGGCGTCGTCGTCCTGATCTTCAGCCTGCTCACCGGTGGGGGCGGCGGCGACCTCGGCGCGATCCTCGAGCAGCTCGACGTGGCCGCCCCGGCCGCACCACCGCAGGAGAACGTCCAGGCGCAGGCACCCGACACCGTCAGCGAGCAGGACGAGTTCGTGTCCTTCGTGCTCGACGACGTCCAGAACTTCTGGGAGGCCAGCTTCGCCGATGCCGGCCGCACCTACGACCGCTCCACCCTCGTCCTCTACACCCGCGGCACCGACACCGCCGGGTGCGGCTACGGCCAGGCGGCCATCGGGCCCTTCTACTGCCCGGCGGACCAGAAGGTCTACATCGACCTGTCGTTCTTCGAGGACCTGGCCACCCGCTTCGGCGCCCCCGGCGACTTCGCGCAGGCCTACGTGATCGCCCACGAGATCGCCCACCACGTCCAGAACGTGCTCGGCATCTCCGACCAGGTCCGCAGCCAGCAGCAGGGCGCCTCACAGGCGGAGGCCAACGACCTGTCCATCCGGCTCGAGCTGCAGGCCGACTGCCTGTCCGGCGTGTGGGCCCACTCCGCCTACGGACGCGACGCGCTGTCACCCGGTGACCTCGAGGAGGGCCTCGGCGCCGCCGCCGCGGTCGGCGACGACGCCATCCAGTCGAGCGCCGGCGCACCGGTGAACCCCGAGACGTGGACCCACGGATCCTCCGAGCAGCGGATCAGCTGGTTCAACACCGGCTTCGAGACCGGCGACGTGAACGCCTGCGACACCTTCAGCGGAGACCTCTGA
- a CDS encoding N-acetylmuramoyl-L-alanine amidase produces the protein MRLDPHPVRPTRRRLLQLFAAGVGVSVFGTRPVMAAQPTIRPRSAWGADLPPQGPLEAEAPGDVRFLLVHHTASGNRYDPGDVAGMIRSFHRTHTGPDKRWPDVAYNFFVDRFGTIWEGREGSLDLPIKGSATGGSQGFAQLCCFIGNHEEEPPTAEAEEAMIGLLAWLAGRYGIDPQGRTEFVSRGSNRHPAGTTVVTPTIAPHREMSQTVCPGRFGIELVSRLPVLVAARAAGIGQQPAPVATVAPTPLAAPSTSVPPTEEAVAESAPVAVPPTATPDAAALSLPAVPAAALHGKAVLGADVKVYGAAGAGQLRLTAAGLLAAVSTATAVVIRRRGLR, from the coding sequence GTGCGCCTCGACCCACACCCTGTCCGCCCCACCCGCCGACGCCTGCTGCAGCTGTTCGCTGCCGGCGTTGGCGTGAGCGTGTTCGGGACGCGTCCGGTCATGGCGGCCCAGCCGACGATCCGTCCCCGGTCGGCGTGGGGTGCCGACCTGCCGCCGCAGGGGCCGCTGGAGGCCGAGGCACCCGGGGACGTCCGCTTCCTGCTGGTGCACCACACGGCCTCCGGCAACCGCTACGACCCGGGTGACGTGGCGGGGATGATCCGGTCGTTCCACCGCACCCACACCGGTCCGGACAAGAGGTGGCCCGACGTGGCCTACAACTTCTTCGTCGATCGGTTCGGGACGATCTGGGAGGGGCGAGAGGGGTCGCTCGACCTGCCGATCAAGGGGTCGGCGACGGGCGGCAGCCAGGGGTTCGCCCAGCTGTGCTGCTTCATCGGCAACCACGAGGAGGAGCCCCCGACCGCCGAGGCGGAGGAGGCGATGATCGGCCTGCTGGCGTGGCTGGCCGGCCGGTACGGCATCGACCCGCAGGGCCGCACGGAGTTCGTGTCGCGGGGCTCCAACCGCCATCCGGCCGGGACCACGGTCGTGACCCCCACGATCGCTCCGCACCGTGAGATGAGCCAGACGGTCTGTCCGGGCCGCTTCGGGATCGAGCTCGTCAGCCGGCTGCCGGTCCTGGTGGCCGCGCGTGCTGCGGGGATCGGCCAGCAGCCAGCGCCGGTGGCGACCGTCGCACCGACGCCGCTGGCCGCGCCGTCGACCAGCGTCCCACCCACCGAGGAGGCCGTGGCCGAGAGTGCCCCGGTGGCCGTGCCCCCGACTGCGACCCCCGACGCGGCGGCGTTGTCCCTGCCTGCCGTACCGGCCGCTGCGCTGCACGGCAAGGCGGTGCTGGGTGCTGACGTGAAGGTGTACGGGGCGGCGGGTGCGGGCCAGCTGCGGCTGACCGCGGCCGGCCTGCTGGCTGCCGTCAGCACAGCCACGGCGGTGGTCATCCGTCGCCGTGGGCTGCGCTGA
- the hrpB gene encoding ATP-dependent helicase HrpB, whose product MIDRPVSPARPTARPDLPALPVQEVLGDVVDALGRAGVAVLEAPPGAGKTTLVPLAMRDAGWLTGRIVVLEPRRIAARAAAERMADLLGEPVGRTVGVTTREDRRTSADTVVEVVTEGVLVRRLQRDPTAEGIGAVVLDEFHERSIEADLALAFSLECRRAIRDDLRLLVMSATLEGSRVAALLGDAPVVTSRGRVYDVETRHEAVPVDADIGEATAAAVRRTLPVTEGDLLVFLPGQREIRRAAGALAGIDAEVLQLYGALPAAAQRRALQPVAGRRRVVLSTDIAESSLTVPGVRVVVDAGWARRPRFDPTSGMSRLHTVRVSRASADQRRGRAAREGAGVCVRLWPEHEALAGHAPPSIAEEDLAPTALEIAAWGTDVAELSLLDQPPAATWDAARELLLGLDALGEDRRLTDHGRAMADLPVHPRLAHMALRAQPSQQRLAAELAALLGERDVMLDGDADLERRVRALRGDRVGAVRAPTMKRVRRDADRLHRRLGGGTGAPLTDVGPLVALAYPDRIARSRGQRGVFTMAGGRGATLPERDPLAGEALLAIAHVDRGTTQARVYLAAGLDEGAVEPMVRVVDHVAWEGGDVVARRQRRLGALVMSESPLADPDPDRLLTALLEGVRATELRALGWNRSAIDLRDRLRHLHHGAAADGWPAVDDDTLLAELEEWLAPFLTRARRRSDLARVDLHTALMSRVPYQLHGRLDDVAPTHLEVPSGSRIRVDYSGEQPVLAVKLQEMFGATDGPRIAGEPVLLHLLSPAQRPVQVTDDLAGFWERGYPEVRAELRGRYAKHPWPEDPLSAAPTRHTKRRAAGG is encoded by the coding sequence ATGATCGACCGTCCTGTGTCACCAGCGCGTCCAACCGCCCGACCCGACCTGCCTGCCCTGCCGGTGCAGGAAGTGCTCGGCGATGTCGTCGACGCGCTCGGCCGGGCTGGTGTCGCCGTCCTCGAGGCGCCACCCGGGGCGGGCAAGACGACGCTCGTCCCGCTGGCCATGCGTGACGCCGGGTGGCTGACGGGCCGGATCGTGGTGCTCGAACCCCGCCGGATCGCGGCACGCGCCGCCGCCGAACGCATGGCCGACCTGCTCGGCGAACCCGTCGGACGCACCGTCGGCGTCACCACCCGCGAGGACCGTCGCACCTCCGCCGACACCGTCGTCGAGGTCGTCACGGAAGGCGTCCTGGTCAGGCGGCTGCAGCGCGACCCGACCGCCGAGGGGATCGGCGCGGTCGTCCTCGACGAGTTCCACGAACGATCCATCGAGGCCGACCTCGCCCTGGCCTTCTCCCTCGAGTGCCGTCGGGCCATCCGCGACGACCTGCGCCTGCTGGTGATGTCGGCGACGCTGGAGGGGTCGAGGGTCGCCGCGCTGCTCGGCGACGCGCCGGTCGTGACCAGCCGGGGCCGGGTGTACGACGTCGAGACCCGCCACGAAGCGGTGCCCGTCGACGCCGACATCGGCGAGGCGACCGCGGCCGCCGTCCGGCGGACCCTGCCGGTCACCGAGGGCGACCTGTTGGTCTTCCTCCCCGGCCAGCGGGAGATCAGGCGAGCCGCCGGGGCGCTCGCGGGGATCGACGCCGAGGTCCTGCAGCTCTACGGCGCGCTGCCCGCCGCAGCGCAACGCCGCGCGCTGCAGCCCGTGGCCGGCCGTCGACGGGTGGTCCTGTCCACCGACATCGCCGAGTCGTCGCTGACGGTGCCCGGCGTGCGCGTGGTCGTCGACGCCGGCTGGGCACGGCGGCCCCGGTTCGACCCGACCTCGGGCATGTCCCGCCTGCACACCGTCCGGGTCAGCCGGGCGAGCGCCGACCAACGACGGGGTCGTGCCGCTCGCGAGGGCGCGGGCGTCTGCGTGCGGCTGTGGCCCGAGCACGAGGCGCTGGCCGGTCATGCCCCGCCGTCGATCGCCGAGGAGGACCTGGCGCCGACCGCGCTGGAAATCGCGGCGTGGGGCACCGACGTGGCGGAGCTGTCGTTGCTGGACCAGCCGCCGGCCGCCACCTGGGACGCCGCCCGCGAGCTGCTGCTCGGCCTGGACGCCCTTGGCGAGGACCGGCGGCTGACCGACCACGGCCGGGCGATGGCCGACCTGCCCGTGCATCCCCGGCTGGCCCACATGGCGCTGCGGGCACAGCCGTCGCAGCAGCGGTTGGCCGCCGAGCTGGCCGCCCTGCTCGGCGAACGCGACGTGATGCTGGACGGTGACGCCGACCTCGAACGCCGGGTCCGGGCCCTGCGGGGTGACCGGGTGGGTGCCGTCCGGGCCCCGACGATGAAACGGGTGCGCCGTGACGCCGACCGGTTGCATCGCCGGCTCGGTGGCGGGACGGGGGCGCCGCTGACCGACGTGGGGCCGCTGGTGGCGCTGGCCTATCCCGACCGGATCGCCCGATCCCGGGGGCAGCGGGGGGTGTTCACGATGGCCGGTGGGCGGGGCGCCACGCTGCCCGAACGCGACCCGCTGGCCGGTGAGGCGCTGCTGGCCATCGCCCACGTCGACCGCGGGACGACCCAGGCGCGGGTGTACCTGGCGGCCGGCCTCGACGAGGGGGCGGTCGAGCCGATGGTGCGGGTCGTGGACCACGTGGCGTGGGAGGGCGGCGACGTCGTGGCCCGGCGGCAACGACGGCTCGGTGCCCTCGTCATGTCCGAGAGCCCGCTCGCCGACCCCGACCCCGACCGGTTGCTGACCGCGTTGCTGGAGGGGGTCCGGGCCACCGAGCTGCGGGCGCTCGGGTGGAACCGATCGGCGATTGACCTCCGTGACCGGCTGCGCCACCTCCACCACGGGGCCGCGGCCGACGGGTGGCCAGCCGTGGACGACGACACGTTGCTGGCCGAGCTGGAGGAGTGGCTGGCGCCGTTCCTGACCAGGGCCCGGCGACGCAGCGACCTGGCGCGGGTCGACCTGCACACGGCGCTGATGTCGCGGGTGCCCTACCAGCTGCACGGCCGCCTCGACGACGTCGCCCCGACGCACCTGGAGGTTCCCAGCGGCTCGCGCATCCGCGTCGACTACAGCGGCGAGCAACCGGTCCTGGCGGTGAAGCTGCAGGAGATGTTCGGCGCCACTGACGGCCCCCGGATCGCCGGCGAGCCGGTGCTGCTGCACCTGCTGTCCCCGGCGCAGCGGCCCGTGCAGGTCACCGACGACCTGGCCGGGTTCTGGGAGCGGGGCTACCCGGAGGTCCGGGCCGAGCTGCGGGGCCGCTACGCCAAGCACCCGTGGCCCGAGGACCCGCTGTCGGCCGCCCCCACGCGACACACCAAGCGGCGGGCGGCCGGCGGCTGA